In the genome of Luteitalea pratensis, the window CTCTCCCCGTGCACGTTCGACGCGTCCGGCTCGTTTGGCGGCGATCGCGGCTTCGCGGGCTATACCTGGGACTTCGGCGATGGGACGAACGGATCCGGACAGGCCGTGAGCCATGAGTACGCCGCGTATGGAACGTACTCGGTGAAGCTCACGGTGACCGATACGGCAGGAGTCACGGCCACTCACGCTGTCACGGTCGTTCACGCGAACGTACCTCCCACTCCGTCGTTCGCGGTGGCCTGCAGTGGTCTGACATGCGCGGTCGACGCGAGCGCGTCGTTCGACGGGAACGGCTCGCTCACGGGTTATTTGTGGACCTTTGGGGATGGCACCGGCGGAACCGGCGTAACGGCGAGCCACACCTACACCTCCAGTGGTTCCTACCCTGTGCGTCTGTCCGTGACTGACAACGATGGCGCGTCGACAGCGTTGACCCGATTCATCACCGTATCCGCACCGGTGCCGCCCCCGCCCCTGCCGCCCCCGCCGGCGCCATTGCACGTCGGCAATCTGCACGGCGCGAGTACCAGCTTCCGGAATGCGTGGACGGCCACCGCGACGGCCACCATCCACGACGGCGGCCATGCCAATCAGGCCAACGTGGTGGTGAGCGGTGCGTGGAGCGATGGCGGCACAAGGTCGTGCACGACAAATCAGGACGGCCGCTGCATCGTGACGCGGACCGACATCGGCAAGAGGACGAGCAGCATCAGTTTCACCGTCACGGGCGTGGCGAGACCGATGTATGTCTACGATTCCCAGCAGAATCACGACCCTGATGGGAACAGCAACGGCACCAGGATCACGCTGGTCAAACCCTGAGGGACACACGCGAACGATGCGACGCGCAAGACGCGCGTCTATTGGTCGCCCTTACCTCGCCGCATATGCGCGCCGTGCCAGCTCTGCTCGACGGCATTGCGTCTCTGCACGACCGACTCGAGTGACCAGTGTGTGTTCGCAAAGTTGGGTATACCGCGCAAGGCGACCACAGTGACCTTGACCGTGACAATTCATGGCGCGGCCGTTTGGGGAGTCGGACCTTTTCCGGATTGCGTATGCCTTCGAACAGGGGGCGCGGCTGATGGTAAGCGCGTCTACACGTCGGCCAGTAATCACTATCCTGAGGTGATAGCACCAAATCGCGAATCACGATCCGTCGACAGTAGGTCGCGTGTAGTCCGGAGGCCGTGCTCATTCAAGCACGCTGTGGCGTGGAGACTTCCATGAAGAGTAAGCAGAGGCATGCGGCATTCTCTTGTGCGGCGGTTCTGGCGGTGATGACGACGACTGCCGACCAATCGGTCGTCGCAACATCGTCGGGCGCGATCCTTTTGGAGGGAACCGTCGTCACGATGAATGCCGCACGCGAGGTCATTCCCAACGGCCGCGTGCTGGTGCGCGATGGCCGCATCGTCGCGGTGTGGCGAGGATCAGCGCCGCCACAGGGAGTCGATGTGGCCGACGCCGTACGCGCGCCTCTTGGCGAGCATGCATACATTTATCCGGGGTTGATCAATCTGCACGACCATCCGTTCTTTGGCGTGCTACCGCTGTGGCAGCCACCCCGTTCTCATGTACAGCCGGCGATGGGCAGACCACTCGGCACGGAGCCCTACGGCAATCGTTATCAGTGGAACCAAGTGGCCCTGACACAACCCGAGGAGGCAGCCCGCTTGGTCTCGAACCCCTCGACGATGCTCACAGACGGCGCGGCTCTCGCCAGCTTGGTTGACGTGATCAAGTTCGCCAAGGCGCGCATGATTCTCGGCGGCACCACGACGACGCAAGGTGCGGGATCGAATGCCGCCTACGACTCGCTTCTCGCCCGGACCGTCGAAAGCGCCAATTTCGGTCGACGACGGATCTTCAGTCGTGTCGGCTCAATCGGGTCGCTGAGCTCGAGTGATCAGGCGCTGCTGCAAGGCGGGATGGCTGCTGGACTCGTCGATGCATGGTTGATCCACCTCGCGGAAGGCGTTCGAGATGCCGATCGTCGCGCCGGCGATGTCACGTCATCGCGTGCGGAATTCACGGAGCTCAAGGCACGGCAGCTCCTGAGCGATGCGACCGTCGTCCTTCACGGCGTAGGCCTCGAGCCACAGGATTTTGTCGAGATGGCGCATGCTCGCCCAGCGCGCGCCGATGGCGCTGGTGACGGACGTGGGGCGAAGCTGGTGTGGTCGCCGCTCTCGAACCTGCTGCTCTATGGAACGACGACGGCAATCTATGATGCGCTTGCGGCCGGCGTCCTCGTCTCGCTGGGGACCGATTGGGCTCCGAGTGGATCGGCAAACCTGCTGACCGAGCTGAAAGTTGCCGACCGCACGCTGCGAGACGTGTTGCTGCTGGGCGGCCGCCGCGACATTGTCCCGTGGTTGGCGGTGTCGGGCGCGAAAGACGCCGGCGCGAAGGAGCGCGCGTTGGATCAACTGCTCGTTGAGATGGTAACGATCAACCCGGCGTTGGCGGTACGCTGGGATGATCAGGTCGGCTCGATCGAAGCTGGAAAGGTCGCCGACATTCTGGTTATCGATACCAAGCCACTGCCCGAGATTCCACGGGGTATACCCGCGTCGCCGTATCGACGACTGATCGATGCGACCGAGCGTAATGTGTCGCTGGTGATGGTCGGAGGAGCCGCGCAGGCAGGCGATGTCGCCGTGATGTCAGCCCTCAAGCCTGGGGACTTCGATGTTGTCGCCGGTGGTGCCGGTTGTTTTGAAAAGGCCATCGATGTCACTGCGCCAGCACTGCCTGGAGGTAGTGACAGCTTCGACCAGGTGGTGGCCGGCATTACCGAGGCCTTGCGTGCGCTCGGTGGCGATCACCCGCCCGCCGGGGGTGGGCCCTCGTCGCCGTTTGCGAATACGTGGAGTTACCTCAAGGCGCGAATTCCTGGCGCAAGTGATTTGCCGGATCTGACGTTCAATCTCGGTCTCGCCTTTTATTTCGGGAGCACGGCGGATGGACGAGTCAACCTGGAAGCGATCAGGCCGCCAGCGCTTTTTACGGTCGATGACCATTGGTGGTTCGCGACGCTCGCGTCGGTGCGTGATTCGGTTAGTGATTTGACGGCCGATACGGACCCGCCGTACGCACTCTATCTCTCGAACTCGAATCAGGAGACGGCATTTGGAAGTCCGTTCGCGGCTGACCTGCTTCACAACCGTTGGTACGAGGTGCCATGCGGTGTTCACTAATCTAGTCCCACCGACGGCGCCCTGGCCGGCAGCAACCGTTCTCGGATGTGGAAGCGCTCGGGCGGCATCAACGGAAGAAGGTCGCGGGCAGGCGCGCGTCGAGAACGCCTTCCTCCGCTCAAGTCAATCATTGGCGATGGGCTTGGTGCCCGCAGTGTCGGTGGCCGGGATGTCGAGGCGAGCCTGGCGTGCCGCATCCTGAACCAGATGACCACGCTTGGCAGGCCCGAGTCGCACGCGATCAGTGGTTGACCAGAGGGCGACTTGAAGGACCCGCGATCCAGTGTGAGCCATGCACCAACGGCCCTGCGTAGGCGCACCCGCCGCAGATCCCGTGACAACTTCAACGCCCGAGCCGTCCGCCTGGTGTTCGACGGCAAGACGTTGGCGGCCGTCGCCCGCGAACTCGACTCGAGTCGGCCACCGGCGGTGGGGAGACTGACTTGCCTGGCGAGTTCTGGACCAGTGAAAGTCCAAGGACGCTGTGCCGGGCGCGCCCAAGCGGGAGCTGACTGTAAGAATTGGCCTGAGACGCGAGTTCTAGTGGGTAAGGGAGCGCTATTGAGGCCAGTGGCGGGGTACTGGGGAGCAGGGCAGGCGGTTTGTCGATACCCCCGGGGCATCGATACCCCCAATTAGCCGGGTACCCCCAGCAGTACCCCCGGGCGCACACGGGTAGGAGCCAGAAGCTGGGGGCCGCGTGAGCCGCCGGCCGACCGGAAGCGGCGAATTGTTGAAGATTTTGTGAGGCAGAACCGGACGTCATGGACAACCATGGACGCCTGCGGACAACTCTGGACAAATGGTGGAGCGGCGGGAGTCCAACGACGCCATTCTAAGCCACTGACGCACAATGATCTACATGTCATGGCTGCTGGGCTTAGTCCCCCCAGATGTACCCCCACACTCGGCTTGATGGTTCCGCCAGTGGGTGGGACGCCGACAACGCCTTCAGTCCCAAAGACTTTCACGACACTCGTTGATGCCGACTGGATCAACGCCTGGGTGACCGCATCCGAGCAAGGCGAATCCCTGGCACCAAGCCAGACTTCGCTCACGCTTCGCGCGAGCTTCGGCAATGCCGACCAGACCAGCTTCGATCCCTTGTTGGGCCGCTCGTGGCCGCGGCGATTCAGTTCTTCTTGCGCGCCGCCTCGAGCTTCGTCCATGACTCCGGGGAGAAGGTCGTGTTGAAGAACGTGATCTTGCCATTCTGAATGACGGCGTCCTGCTTGACTTCGAGCGGTGAGACACCAAGCTTCTGCCAGTCATCTCGATAGACCTGGCCAGACCAAACCAGCTTATTGCCCTGTGCCTGCCGCGTGGCTGCCTCCTCACGCTGCTGCCTGTCGATTTGATCGGCGATCCACCCGCGAACCTGCTCCTTGCCGACAAGCACCCGACCGCTCGACGTGCCCACCACGGCATCGTCGGCGAACAGCGCCATCACCGCATCCGCGTCACGTGCTGCAAGAGCCGCTTCACGAGCCTTCAGTATCGACTCGCCGTCTCCACCCTGCGCGTAAGCAAGCAATCCAAGACCGACCGTGACGGCTAGGCACGCCCACAGCGTGTGACATCGTCGTGCCATTGCAAGCCTCCGTCGAACTGTGCCCCCGGGCCACAATGAGCGAAGAATGTCTCTTATGCAGCCCGGCTCGATCGATTGGTAAAAAATCCATCCACCATTTGTGGCCCCATCACGAGGTAGTTGGTAGCGTTGGCGGTTTGCCTGGTGAATACCGTGTTCGGACCAGCGGATACTTCGCTCCAGTGGACGATCGTTCGCTATGAGGTGTTCGTGGTCGGCGCGTAACGTTGACCCGCCCGGACGTGCACGCCATCGCGCGCCACCTTGACCTTGATCGCGCGCGTTTCGGGGTGCTTCCTGCCGGGTCGCGGATCCGTCTGCGCGTACGCGATGCGGCAGTACCGACGGCTGTCCTCGATCATCTGCGACAGGCCGACCGTGAGGTCGTTCGTCCAGCGGGTCTGGATGCCCCCTGTGTTCAGGGCGAGCACCGCGAGGCTGCCCGTGAGGTCGTCGTCCAGTACGGCGGCCGGTGCCAGCCCGGGAGTGATCGCTGCATTGCCAGCAGCACGAAGACCTCGCGGGTCGATCGTGTAAATGGCGACGTTGGCCAGCGCGGCCTTGCGAATGACCTCGAGGTATTCGTCATACCCGTTGTGTGCGTCGCGCCTGAACTGGGGCTCGCGGTTGAGGGGACGAGGTCCTTCGCTGATCAGCAACACTGAACGACGCTCGGCGTCGGAGCGCATGCTTCCGGCCACCCTCGCCAGACATTCCATGGCCAGGCGGGTCCGCATCTCGAGCTCGCCAGGCACGAGTGACGCCATCTGTTGCTGACCACGCGTGCCACTGACGAACACACGCGCGGCCTCACGGTCCGTCGTGAAATCGAGGGAGGCGTTCGGGAGGCCCGTGGTCACGACGGCGACCCGATCGTAGTCGCCGAGGCGATCGATGAAGGCCAGCGCGGTGTCGATGGTCTGCGGTGTCCGTGTCGGATCGATGTGCAGGTTGTCGATGACCACCGCGAAATCACGCCGCTGCGCGGGCCCGTTCACGAGACCGAGGTCGACGTATTCGAACGCGACCAGGGGTTGCCTGACACCGTTATCGAGCACCGTGACCTCGTCGGCCCGCAGGTCGGCGACGGGGTGGCCGTCGCGCGTCACCACGGCCGACACTTCGACGAGCGTCGTTCTGGATCGGAACGACGGTTGCGCGCGCCCGGGCGCCTGTCCGTGGCTCCCGACCTGAAGGGCGAGCACACCCATGAGCGCGGCGGCGGACACGCGCAAGGCAGCCTCCTGGCGATGCTGGTTAGTAGCCGACAGGATGGCACATTTGCGCCTCTCTTTTTGAACTGTTCAGTCCAAATCTCCCTACACCGGTCGGTGACCGGCCGTGGGTTGACGCAAGACCCATAATGCACACTACGCCCGGGGATGACCATGAAGTGTGCACTTGCCTTCGATAGTGGCTGGCGCGCGTGCCTGTCGGTGGTCCTGATGGCGGTACTGGTGTGCGGGTTGGCGCCCAGGATGCCTCAGCGCAGAGTTCCGCGTGGGCTCGCGCGGTAGATGCCTACCTCGCGGGTGCACAGAGCAGTGTGAGCGCTGTGTTGCACCTGTCCGCCGACGCAGTCACGACCCAGTCGCGCGAGTCGCTCGACGCGTGGATGGCGCAGGCCCGCGCTGCCGAAGTCGGCGTAAACGCGCACGAGGAGCGGCGCCTTGCCGTTCGCCGGGTACAGGCGGCGGCACTGCTCCCACTCGAGATTCTGTCCTTGCTCTCGACGCGCATGCGACTGCTCCCACCCATGAGGGCGTACGAGACCGCCTCGATGGACGCGTACCTCATCAGCTGCAGGCGAACTCGCGTGCCTTCAGCCTGAGTGCTTGACCTGACGCGCGTGACGAGTTCTGGACCAGTGGACGTCTAGAGACGCCGCGCCGGCGTCTTGACTCTGCTCGCAAGTCGGAGCGCGGTCGTAAGAATTCGCCGAAGGCGCGAGTTCTGATAGGTAAGGAGGGACTTGCGGCGAGTAGCACAGTAGTGACGCGAAGGCCGGCGGGTTGTCGATACCCCCAGGGCATCGAATACCCCCAAATCGCCGCGTACCCCCTGTCAACGCCGGCCGAAAATCTGACAGATCCGCCGATTGAAA includes:
- a CDS encoding amidohydrolase family protein, which produces METSMKSKQRHAAFSCAAVLAVMTTTADQSVVATSSGAILLEGTVVTMNAAREVIPNGRVLVRDGRIVAVWRGSAPPQGVDVADAVRAPLGEHAYIYPGLINLHDHPFFGVLPLWQPPRSHVQPAMGRPLGTEPYGNRYQWNQVALTQPEEAARLVSNPSTMLTDGAALASLVDVIKFAKARMILGGTTTTQGAGSNAAYDSLLARTVESANFGRRRIFSRVGSIGSLSSSDQALLQGGMAAGLVDAWLIHLAEGVRDADRRAGDVTSSRAEFTELKARQLLSDATVVLHGVGLEPQDFVEMAHARPARADGAGDGRGAKLVWSPLSNLLLYGTTTAIYDALAAGVLVSLGTDWAPSGSANLLTELKVADRTLRDVLLLGGRRDIVPWLAVSGAKDAGAKERALDQLLVEMVTINPALAVRWDDQVGSIEAGKVADILVIDTKPLPEIPRGIPASPYRRLIDATERNVSLVMVGGAAQAGDVAVMSALKPGDFDVVAGGAGCFEKAIDVTAPALPGGSDSFDQVVAGITEALRALGGDHPPAGGGPSSPFANTWSYLKARIPGASDLPDLTFNLGLAFYFGSTADGRVNLEAIRPPALFTVDDHWWFATLASVRDSVSDLTADTDPPYALYLSNSNQETAFGSPFAADLLHNRWYEVPCGVH
- a CDS encoding VWA domain-containing protein produces the protein MSAAALMGVLALQVGSHGQAPGRAQPSFRSRTTLVEVSAVVTRDGHPVADLRADEVTVLDNGVRQPLVAFEYVDLGLVNGPAQRRDFAVVIDNLHIDPTRTPQTIDTALAFIDRLGDYDRVAVVTTGLPNASLDFTTDREAARVFVSGTRGQQQMASLVPGELEMRTRLAMECLARVAGSMRSDAERRSVLLISEGPRPLNREPQFRRDAHNGYDEYLEVIRKAALANVAIYTIDPRGLRAAGNAAITPGLAPAAVLDDDLTGSLAVLALNTGGIQTRWTNDLTVGLSQMIEDSRRYCRIAYAQTDPRPGRKHPETRAIKVKVARDGVHVRAGQRYAPTTNTS